One stretch of Papaver somniferum cultivar HN1 unplaced genomic scaffold, ASM357369v1 unplaced-scaffold_154, whole genome shotgun sequence DNA includes these proteins:
- the LOC113336901 gene encoding growth hormone-regulated TBC protein 1-like, translating to MFGTQSREISHEFQPQVFKTSIQTRRANMTVKFQDLYGFTVEGNVDDVNILNELREKVRQQGRVWWALEASKGANWYLQPPPAVSTSKISVGSLKSSALAVANTIALKKLIRNGIPPLLRPKVWLSISGAAKKKSTVPESYYVDMLKAVEGKVTPATKQIDQDLPRTFPGHPWLDTMEGHATLRRVLVAYSFRDCHVGYCQGLNYVAALLLLVMKTEEDAFWMLAVLLENVLVNDCYTDNLSGCHVEQRVFKDLLAKKCPMLYNHLESIGFDVSLVATEWFLCLFSKSLPSETTLRVWDVLFNEGAKVLFHVALAIFRMKEMELLMTQHVGDVISIIQRTTHHLYEPEDLLTVAFDKVSSMTENTITKQRKKQEPAVMAELDQRLKRLNSMKLDEGSPESPR from the exons ATGTTTGGGACTCAATCAAGAGAAatctcccatgaatttcaacccCAAGTTTTCAAAACAAGTATACAAACAAGAAGGGCAAATATGACTGTAAAATTCCAAGATTTATATGGATTCACAGTAGAAGGAAATGTTGATGATGTGAATATATTAAATGAGTTAAGAGAGAAAGTTAGACAACAGGGTCGTGTATGGTGGGCATTAGAAGCTAGCAAAGGTGCTAATTGGTATTTGCAACCTCCTCCTGCAGTTTCTACATCAAAGATTTCTGTGGGTTCTTTAAAATCATCCGCCCTTGCAGTTGCAAATACAATTGCATTGAAAAAGCTTATCAGAAATGGGATTCCACCTCTACTTAGGCCAAAAGTCTGGCTTTCTATCTCTGGGGCAGCAAAGAAAAAATCAACTGTTCCTGAGAGTTATTATGTTGATATGCTTAAAGCTGTGGAAGGCAAGGTTACTCCTGCAACAAAGCAGATTGATCAG GATCTACCACGCACATTCCCTGGTCATCCATGGTTAGACACCATGGAAGGACATGCAACTCTCCGACGTGTTCTTGTTGCGTATTCCTTTCGGGACTGCCATGTTGGGTATTGTCAG GGGTTGAATTATGTGGCAGCGTTACTATTACTAGTCATGAAAACAGAGGAAGATGCATTCTGGATGCTAGCTGTCCTCTTAGAAAATGTGCTGGTGAATGATTGTTACACGGACAATTTGTCTGGATGCCATGTTGAACAAAGGGTGTTTAAAGATTTGCTTGCTAAGAAGTGCCCAAT GCTCTATAATCATTTAGAATCTATTGGTTTCGATGTTTCGCTTGTTGCAACAGAGTGGTTCTTGTGCCTCTTTTCTAAAAGCTTGCCCTCCGAG ACAACACTGCGGGTGTGGGATGTCCTCTTTAATGAGGGAGCCAAGGTTCTATTTCATGTGGCTTTGGCTATCTTTAGG ATGAAAGAAATGGAGTTGCTAATGACCCAACATGTTGGCGATGTGATTAGTATCATTCAGAGAACAACTCATCACCTCTATGAACCTGAAGATTTATTGACA GTTGCTTTCGATAAGGTAAGTTCTATGACAGAAAACACTATAACAAAGCAGCGGAAAAAACAAGAACCTGCAGTAATGGCAGAGCTTGATCAGAGACTGAAACGGTTAAACTCAATGAAATTGGATGAAGGATCGCCAGAATCGCCCAGATAG
- the LOC113336917 gene encoding uncharacterized protein LOC113336917 isoform X1, with protein MALTNFLITVAGVGAVVLLLRGDVRQTASIFKRNVRHIRKWVEEESSAVSKAGDKAVKEIESKVSHKDIPKDGKH; from the exons ATGGCATTGACAAACTTCTTAATAACAGTAGCAGGCGTAGGTGCAGTTGTTCTTCTACTTAGGGGTGATGTGAGACAAACAGCTTCAATTTTCAAACGCAATGTTCGCCATATTCGTAAGTGGGTTGAAGAAGAATCTTCTGCTGTTTCCAA GGCAGGTGACAAGGCAGTCAAGGAGATAGAGTCGAAGGTTTCTCATAAGGATATACCCAAAGACGGCAAGCACTAA
- the LOC113336917 gene encoding uncharacterized protein LOC113336917 isoform X2, with protein sequence MALTNFLITVAGVGAVVLLLRGDVRQTASIFKRNVRHIRKWVEEESSAVSNSLCLAIPYLRTGQVTRQSRR encoded by the exons ATGGCATTGACAAACTTCTTAATAACAGTAGCAGGCGTAGGTGCAGTTGTTCTTCTACTTAGGGGTGATGTGAGACAAACAGCTTCAATTTTCAAACGCAATGTTCGCCATATTCGTAAGTGGGTTGAAGAAGAATCTTCTGCTGTTTCCAA TTCACTATGTTTGGCAATACCATACCTCAGAACTG GGCAGGTGACAAGGCAGTCAAGGAGATAG